In Streptomyces capitiformicae, one genomic interval encodes:
- a CDS encoding NAD(P)/FAD-dependent oxidoreductase, which translates to MKTIPYWIETAGAFPDRSGKPLTEDTDLVVVGAGLTGLSTALHSARKGARVTLVEKGQIGSGASARNGGMANLGFTIGVGQAIRRYGPERAREIYNSYGEAVDTVERLVNEESIDCQFRRVGRLGVASRPAHFESKKAQQRDLAKYFGHETTLIGKSELRSEIGSDAYHGGLLDPFSAALHVGRFVRGMAEACERTGVEIHERNAAIGVRRTAAGRFEVSTERGVIRAGQVMMATDAYTDKNFPRLRRQQVCVGSFIIVTEPLGEELARDIIPKARLIVDSNKVCHYFRLTPDNRLLFGGRARFAPSDPTSDKKSGQVLFREMCEIFPQLSRTKIEYVWGGSVGFAMDRIVHAGQSEDGVYYSMGYAGHGVQMATHMGHVMAEVMDGHPEASPVRDIAPPRIPLYNGTAWFLPFAGAYYKTLDRIR; encoded by the coding sequence ATGAAAACGATTCCCTACTGGATAGAAACCGCTGGGGCGTTTCCCGACCGGTCCGGCAAGCCGCTGACCGAGGACACCGACCTGGTGGTCGTCGGCGCCGGCCTGACGGGTCTGTCCACCGCTCTGCACTCCGCCCGCAAGGGCGCCCGTGTCACCCTCGTCGAGAAGGGACAGATCGGCTCCGGTGCCTCCGCCCGCAACGGCGGCATGGCCAACCTGGGCTTCACCATCGGCGTGGGCCAGGCCATCCGCCGGTACGGCCCCGAGCGGGCCCGCGAGATCTACAACTCCTACGGCGAGGCCGTGGACACCGTCGAGCGGCTCGTGAACGAGGAGTCCATCGACTGCCAGTTCCGTCGCGTCGGACGCCTGGGCGTGGCCTCCCGCCCCGCGCACTTCGAGAGCAAGAAGGCCCAGCAGCGCGACCTGGCGAAGTACTTCGGACACGAGACGACGCTGATCGGCAAGTCCGAGCTGCGTTCCGAGATCGGCTCCGACGCCTACCACGGCGGCCTGCTCGACCCGTTCAGCGCCGCACTGCACGTGGGCCGCTTCGTGCGCGGTATGGCCGAGGCGTGCGAGCGCACCGGTGTCGAGATCCACGAGCGCAACGCGGCCATCGGCGTGCGGCGTACCGCCGCCGGCCGGTTCGAGGTCAGCACCGAGCGCGGTGTGATCCGTGCCGGGCAGGTCATGATGGCCACCGACGCCTACACCGACAAGAACTTCCCCCGGCTGCGCCGCCAGCAGGTCTGCGTGGGCAGCTTCATCATCGTCACCGAGCCGCTGGGCGAGGAGCTCGCCCGGGACATCATCCCCAAGGCCCGCCTCATCGTCGACTCCAACAAGGTCTGCCACTACTTCCGGCTCACCCCGGACAACCGGCTGCTGTTCGGCGGCCGCGCACGCTTCGCACCCTCCGACCCCACCTCGGACAAAAAGAGCGGACAGGTTCTGTTCCGTGAGATGTGCGAGATCTTCCCCCAGCTCTCCCGCACGAAGATCGAGTACGTGTGGGGCGGCTCCGTCGGCTTCGCCATGGACCGCATCGTGCACGCCGGGCAGAGCGAGGACGGCGTCTACTACTCCATGGGATACGCCGGCCACGGCGTGCAGATGGCCACCCACATGGGCCACGTCATGGCCGAGGTGATGGACGGCCACCCCGAGGCCAGCCCCGTCCGCGACATCGCCCCGCCCCGCATCCCCCTCTACAACGGCACCGCCTGGTTCCTGCCCTTCGCCGGCGCCTACTACAAGACGCTGGACCGCATCCGCTGA
- a CDS encoding acetyl-CoA carboxylase biotin carboxylase subunit produces MILRRVLIANRGEIALRIIRTCRRLGIEAVLAASDADLDSIPARLADRVVRLGPAPPSASYLDVDAVLTAAKTAGADAIHPGYGFLSENQRLARACTEAGIVFIGPTVEQLASVGDKLEARRHAVAAGLPVVPGGALEDTADAARLAAEIGFPLLIKAVGGGGGRGMKQVHDPADLSATVDLAVAEAGAAFGDPRVYLERFVATGRHVEVQLIADGENVVHLGTRDCSVQRRYQKLIEEAPAPALDPALREEMHRAAVALGKHLEYRGLGTVEFLVDVDRGTFYFLEMNARIQVEHPVTEAITGLDLVAEQLAVAEGRSLSFGQADVSFTGHAIECRINAEDWARDFQPSPGTVTEAVWPLGDGIRIDTHLQAGASVPPYYDSLLAKLIVHGRDRADALARLRAALARCAVDGVSTNIPLHQEVLAEAEFAEGGVDTAWFTRFLRDHPAGGSRG; encoded by the coding sequence GTGATCCTGCGACGCGTTCTGATCGCCAACCGGGGTGAGATCGCCCTGCGCATCATCCGTACGTGCAGACGGCTCGGCATCGAGGCGGTGCTCGCCGCCTCCGACGCCGACCTCGACTCCATACCGGCCCGGCTGGCCGACCGGGTGGTGCGCCTCGGCCCCGCCCCACCCTCGGCCAGCTACCTGGACGTGGACGCCGTCCTCACGGCGGCGAAAACCGCCGGCGCCGACGCCATCCATCCCGGGTACGGCTTCCTCTCCGAGAACCAGCGGCTGGCCCGGGCCTGCACTGAGGCCGGGATCGTCTTCATCGGCCCCACGGTGGAACAACTCGCCTCAGTGGGCGACAAGTTGGAGGCCCGTCGGCATGCCGTGGCGGCCGGTCTGCCAGTGGTACCCGGCGGGGCGCTGGAGGACACAGCCGACGCGGCCCGGCTTGCCGCGGAGATCGGCTTCCCCCTGCTGATCAAGGCGGTCGGCGGTGGCGGCGGCCGGGGCATGAAGCAGGTGCATGATCCGGCGGATCTGTCCGCCACCGTCGATCTGGCCGTCGCCGAGGCGGGCGCCGCCTTCGGTGACCCCCGCGTCTACCTCGAACGCTTCGTCGCCACCGGGCGGCATGTGGAGGTCCAGCTCATCGCGGACGGCGAGAACGTCGTCCACCTCGGCACCCGCGACTGCTCCGTGCAGCGCCGCTACCAGAAGTTGATCGAAGAGGCGCCCGCGCCCGCTCTCGACCCGGCCCTGCGCGAGGAGATGCACCGTGCCGCGGTGGCCCTCGGCAAGCATCTGGAGTACCGGGGCCTGGGCACGGTCGAGTTCCTGGTCGACGTCGACCGGGGCACCTTCTACTTCCTGGAGATGAACGCCCGCATCCAGGTCGAGCACCCGGTCACCGAGGCCATCACCGGACTCGATCTCGTCGCGGAGCAACTCGCCGTCGCCGAGGGGCGATCGCTCTCCTTCGGGCAAGCGGACGTGTCCTTCACGGGACACGCCATCGAGTGCCGGATCAACGCCGAGGACTGGGCCCGCGACTTCCAGCCAAGCCCCGGCACGGTGACCGAGGCGGTCTGGCCGCTCGGTGACGGCATCCGGATCGACACACATCTCCAGGCGGGTGCGAGCGTACCGCCGTACTACGACTCGCTGCTCGCGAAGCTGATCGTCCACGGCCGGGACCGCGCCGACGCGCTGGCACGGCTGCGCGCCGCCCTCGCCCGGTGTGCCGTCGACGGGGTCAGCACCAACATCCCGCTGCACCAAGAGGTGCTGGCGGAGGCCGAGTTCGCCGAGGGCGGCGTGGACACCGCATGGTTCACCCGCTTCCTGCGCGACCACCCGGCAGGAGGCAGCCGTGGCTGA
- the otnI gene encoding 2-oxo-tetronate isomerase, whose amino-acid sequence MPRFAANLSMMYNEHDFLDRFAAASSDGFQGVEYLFPYAYDAAELRRRLDDRGLEQVLFNAPPGAWESGERGTAALPGREAETRSGVDRALEYAAALDCPRVHLMAGLVRPDATPGERAEHRDTYLTNLAWAAERADAAGVDILIEPINGRDMPGYFLSTQAEAHAVVQEVGASHLKVQLDLYHCQIVEGDLTTTLRRDLPTGRVGHLQIAGVPDRGEPDQGEFNVRHLLDVVDELGFDGWIGCEYRPRAGTSEGLGWLDDYRSHRAESARG is encoded by the coding sequence ATGCCGAGGTTCGCAGCGAACCTGTCCATGATGTACAACGAGCACGATTTCCTCGACCGCTTCGCCGCGGCCTCATCTGATGGCTTCCAGGGCGTCGAGTACCTCTTCCCCTATGCGTACGACGCCGCCGAGCTGCGCCGCCGGCTCGACGACCGCGGCTTGGAGCAGGTGCTCTTCAACGCGCCTCCCGGAGCGTGGGAGTCCGGGGAGCGCGGGACGGCGGCGCTGCCCGGACGCGAGGCGGAGACGCGTTCCGGGGTCGACCGGGCGCTGGAGTACGCGGCGGCACTGGACTGCCCGCGGGTACACCTGATGGCCGGACTGGTACGACCGGACGCGACACCCGGCGAGCGGGCCGAGCACCGCGACACCTACCTGACCAACCTGGCGTGGGCCGCGGAACGGGCCGATGCGGCGGGCGTCGACATCCTGATCGAGCCGATCAACGGCCGCGACATGCCCGGATACTTCCTGAGCACCCAGGCCGAGGCCCACGCCGTGGTGCAGGAGGTGGGAGCCTCCCATCTCAAGGTGCAGCTCGACCTCTACCACTGCCAGATCGTCGAGGGCGACCTCACCACGACACTGCGCCGCGACCTGCCGACCGGCCGGGTCGGTCATCTGCAGATCGCGGGCGTGCCCGACCGGGGTGAGCCCGACCAGGGGGAGTTCAACGTCCGCCACCTGCTCGACGTGGTCGACGAGCTGGGCTTCGACGGGTGGATTGGCTGCGAGTACCGCCCCCGCGCCGGCACGAGCGAAGGTCTTGGCTGGCTCGACGACTACCGCAGCCACCGAGCAGAAAGCGCACGAGGCTGA
- a CDS encoding aldehyde dehydrogenase family protein: protein MSDTVVPPSIELGADTAPVHNPYTGEVIASVPTVDAGAIGGILQQARCGRRTAAALSRASRAAVLERAARLIEQRAESFAQLIVSEAGKTITQARKEVSRAVNTLSLSGAEARRNAGEVIPFDSHEGSEKRQGWFTREPLGVIAAITPFNDPLNLVAHKLGPAIAGGNAVILKPSALTPLSALRLVDTLIEAGLPEEIVTVVNGDADIAAAIVAAPDVRMVSFTGGFATGEAIARTAGLKKLAMDLGGNAPVIVMDDADLDEAVASCVSGAFWAAGQNCIGTQRILIAGEVYERFRDAFVARTRLLRVGDPLDERTDVGPMITPQAAAATRAKVDTAVAQGAVLLCGNTVTGSLYAPAVLEDVPPACSIWQEEVFAPVVVLQPFTSFEDAIEQANAIDYSLHAGIFTARLDRALTAARLLEAGGVMINDSSDYRFDAMPFGGFKYGSMGREGVRFAFEEMTQPKVVCINHITEGVR from the coding sequence GTGTCTGACACCGTCGTACCCCCCAGCATCGAACTCGGCGCCGACACGGCGCCCGTGCACAACCCCTACACCGGCGAGGTCATCGCCTCGGTCCCCACCGTCGACGCAGGCGCCATCGGCGGCATCCTGCAGCAGGCCAGGTGCGGGCGCCGCACCGCCGCCGCGCTGTCCCGCGCCTCCAGAGCCGCGGTCCTGGAACGCGCCGCCCGCCTGATCGAGCAGCGCGCCGAGTCCTTCGCCCAGCTGATCGTCAGCGAGGCCGGCAAGACCATCACCCAGGCACGCAAGGAAGTCTCCCGCGCCGTCAACACCCTCTCGCTGTCCGGAGCCGAGGCACGGCGCAACGCCGGCGAGGTCATCCCCTTCGACTCCCACGAGGGCTCCGAGAAACGGCAGGGCTGGTTCACCCGCGAACCGCTGGGCGTCATCGCCGCCATCACCCCCTTCAACGACCCCCTCAACCTCGTCGCCCACAAACTCGGCCCGGCCATCGCTGGCGGCAACGCCGTCATCCTCAAACCCTCCGCGCTCACACCGCTGTCCGCCCTGCGGCTGGTCGACACCCTCATCGAGGCCGGCCTGCCCGAGGAGATCGTCACCGTCGTCAACGGCGACGCCGACATCGCCGCCGCGATCGTGGCCGCCCCCGACGTGCGCATGGTGTCCTTCACCGGCGGATTCGCCACCGGCGAGGCCATCGCCCGCACCGCCGGCCTCAAGAAGCTCGCCATGGACCTGGGCGGCAACGCCCCGGTCATCGTCATGGACGACGCCGACCTCGACGAAGCCGTCGCCTCCTGTGTCTCGGGCGCTTTCTGGGCCGCCGGCCAGAACTGCATCGGCACCCAGCGCATCCTCATCGCCGGCGAGGTCTACGAGCGCTTCCGCGACGCCTTCGTCGCCCGCACCAGGCTGCTGCGCGTCGGCGATCCACTCGACGAGCGCACCGACGTCGGCCCCATGATCACCCCGCAGGCGGCGGCCGCCACCCGGGCCAAGGTCGACACGGCGGTGGCCCAGGGCGCGGTACTGCTGTGCGGCAACACCGTCACCGGTTCGCTGTACGCGCCGGCAGTCCTGGAAGACGTCCCGCCGGCCTGCTCGATCTGGCAGGAGGAGGTGTTCGCCCCGGTCGTCGTACTCCAGCCGTTCACGTCCTTCGAGGACGCCATCGAGCAGGCCAACGCCATCGACTACAGCCTCCACGCCGGCATCTTCACCGCGCGCCTGGACCGCGCCCTGACCGCGGCCCGGCTGCTGGAAGCAGGCGGAGTGATGATCAACGACTCCTCCGACTACCGCTTCGACGCCATGCCGTTCGGCGGGTTCAAGTACGGCAGCATGGGCCGCGAAGGCGTGCGCTTCGCCTTCGAGGAGATGACCCAGCCCAAGGTCGTCTGCATCAACCACATCACCGAAGGGGTGCGATGA
- a CDS encoding cupin domain-containing protein: MSLLKTIDTDPSFAPSESGPLPERLISGDPTYKTWAQDTAREGTINTGVWEATPGETRSVKGETFEFCHILSGVAELTPEGGEPVIYKAGDSFVMKPGYVGVWKTIETVRKIYLTVS, encoded by the coding sequence ATGTCGCTCCTGAAGACCATCGACACCGATCCCTCCTTCGCACCCAGCGAGTCCGGCCCGCTGCCGGAACGCCTGATCTCCGGCGACCCGACGTACAAGACCTGGGCCCAGGACACCGCCCGTGAGGGAACGATCAACACGGGTGTCTGGGAAGCCACACCCGGCGAGACGCGCTCGGTCAAGGGCGAGACCTTCGAGTTCTGCCACATCCTTTCCGGCGTCGCCGAACTCACGCCGGAAGGCGGCGAGCCGGTGATCTACAAGGCAGGCGACAGCTTTGTCATGAAGCCGGGCTACGTCGGTGTCTGGAAGACCATCGAAACCGTGCGCAAGATCTACCTGACCGTGTCGTAA
- a CDS encoding HAD-IIA family hydrolase, whose translation MTADPSDEAAARVTAETADETDDLTGRLRAVRGVVFDMDGTLVLGDRRNHGLTPLPGALELTADLTARGLPWVTFTNGTARTPEAYAETLRRIGFDLPDDAMLTPATSAVDHFLAMGHRSALVLGGDGLKEPLRQAGIEIVEPKGKPEADAVLVGWYREFTMDDLEAACHAVFGGATLYSSSQSVFFASADGRALGTSRAICAMVSSVTGVTEQVVGKPSLTGLRCAARRLGVAPQHLAVVGDDPELEMAMARRAGAIGIAVTTGIHAANHFTTLSSEQRPHLTVEGVGGLITLLPAPRSHPTENGSVPT comes from the coding sequence GTGACCGCCGACCCGTCTGACGAGGCTGCCGCCCGCGTGACCGCCGAAACGGCTGATGAGACCGACGACCTGACTGGCCGTCTGCGGGCCGTCCGGGGCGTCGTCTTCGACATGGACGGCACGCTCGTCCTGGGCGACCGACGCAACCACGGGCTCACCCCCCTCCCTGGAGCCCTGGAACTCACGGCCGACCTCACCGCCCGCGGCCTGCCCTGGGTCACCTTCACCAACGGCACCGCCCGCACCCCGGAGGCCTACGCCGAGACGCTGCGCCGCATCGGTTTCGACCTGCCGGACGACGCCATGCTCACTCCGGCGACCAGCGCCGTCGACCACTTCCTGGCCATGGGACACCGCAGCGCGCTGGTGCTCGGCGGCGACGGCCTGAAGGAGCCGCTTCGCCAAGCCGGCATCGAGATCGTCGAGCCCAAGGGCAAGCCGGAAGCCGACGCCGTGCTCGTCGGCTGGTACCGCGAGTTCACGATGGACGACCTGGAAGCCGCCTGCCACGCCGTCTTCGGAGGCGCCACCCTGTACAGCAGCTCACAGTCGGTGTTCTTCGCCAGCGCCGACGGTCGAGCACTGGGCACATCCCGGGCCATCTGCGCCATGGTCAGCAGTGTCACGGGCGTCACCGAACAGGTCGTGGGCAAGCCCTCACTCACCGGCCTGCGCTGCGCCGCGCGCCGACTGGGCGTCGCCCCGCAACACCTCGCCGTCGTTGGAGACGACCCGGAACTGGAGATGGCGATGGCCCGGCGTGCCGGGGCTATCGGCATCGCGGTGACCACCGGCATCCACGCGGCGAACCACTTCACCACACTGTCCTCGGAGCAGCGCCCGCATCTCACCGTCGAGGGCGTGGGCGGGCTGATCACCCTGTTGCCCGCCCCGCGCTCCCACCCCACCGAGAACGGATCCGTACCGACATGA
- a CDS encoding oxidoreductase, whose product MTTNRPVALVTGASSGIGKAAALALVDAGFEVVGTSRRTSGEAHRDGVTFLDLDVASDTSVARAVDRVIEKFGRIDVLVNNAGIGSAGAGEERSLTQDQQLFDINVFGLIRMTKAVLPHMRAQGRGRIINISSVLGFVPAPYMAAYAASKHAVEGYSESMDHEVRQHGVRVLLVEPAVTRTAFEANSPQPATPLPVYEQQRQVFEGVMAAAMKDGDDPATVAKAIVAAATDPKPKLRYPAGPTAGRVSALRRLVPSRAFDRQIRKLNQLPA is encoded by the coding sequence ATGACCACAAACCGGCCGGTAGCACTCGTGACCGGAGCATCGTCAGGCATCGGCAAGGCGGCCGCGCTCGCGCTCGTCGACGCAGGATTTGAGGTCGTCGGAACGAGCCGCCGAACCTCCGGGGAAGCCCACCGCGACGGCGTGACGTTCCTCGACCTCGACGTGGCCAGCGACACCTCGGTCGCCCGCGCGGTCGACCGCGTGATCGAGAAGTTCGGGCGGATCGACGTCCTGGTCAACAACGCCGGCATCGGCTCCGCCGGCGCCGGCGAGGAACGCTCCCTTACCCAGGACCAGCAGCTGTTCGACATCAACGTCTTCGGCCTGATCCGCATGACCAAGGCGGTCCTGCCGCACATGCGCGCCCAGGGCCGCGGCCGGATCATCAACATCTCGTCCGTCCTCGGGTTCGTCCCCGCGCCGTACATGGCCGCCTACGCCGCGTCCAAGCACGCCGTCGAGGGCTACTCCGAGTCCATGGATCACGAGGTCCGCCAGCACGGCGTCCGCGTACTGCTCGTCGAACCCGCCGTGACCAGGACCGCGTTCGAGGCCAACTCCCCACAACCCGCCACGCCTCTGCCGGTCTACGAGCAGCAGCGGCAGGTCTTCGAGGGCGTGATGGCCGCGGCGATGAAGGACGGCGACGATCCCGCTACCGTCGCCAAGGCGATCGTCGCCGCGGCGACCGACCCGAAGCCGAAGCTCCGCTACCCCGCCGGACCGACCGCCGGACGCGTCAGTGCCCTCCGCCGCCTTGTCCCCTCCCGGGCCTTCGACCGGCAGATCCGCAAGCTGAACCAGCTGCCGGCCTGA
- a CDS encoding biotin carboxyl carrier protein encodes MADIQLVDVSLRDGNQSLWSATGLDTGKILQIAPVLDRVGFRALDYTSSTHMGMAVRTHREDPWERIRLTHRAMPNTPLQFIGTGLRFISWEVAHPEFMQLVYDRLVANGVTRYVVLDPMHDMDAVRESARMIRAAGATEIVGALTFTVSDVHDDAHYASLAAQMAACPDIDRVYIKDPGGLLTSERAATLIPAVLGKLVGTPLELHSHCTIGLPGLTYLKAADLGVQALQVACGALAGGTSLPNAQQVVANLREIGHTVDVDDRLLGVVADYFDGMAAAEGLPVGGPRDYDAAFMRHQVAGGVMTTLHRQLDELGFSDRFDAVIEEVTRVRAELGHPIMVTPFPQMVCTQALYNVIGTERYENVSDPVIRYVLGSFGRPTAPVDPQVADRILGRPRAKELAAEPPPPTVAELRRRLPRGISDEELLLRATMPAEQVDAMVAAGPARRHYNPDVKPVLDLLQGLRTRPATPELILDRPDFRLELHRDRRPV; translated from the coding sequence GTGGCTGACATCCAGCTCGTCGACGTGTCGCTGCGCGACGGCAACCAGAGCCTGTGGAGCGCCACCGGACTCGACACCGGCAAGATCCTCCAGATCGCGCCGGTCCTGGACCGGGTCGGCTTCCGCGCCCTCGACTACACCTCCAGCACCCACATGGGCATGGCGGTGCGCACCCACCGCGAGGACCCGTGGGAGCGGATACGGCTGACGCACCGCGCCATGCCGAACACCCCTCTGCAGTTCATCGGCACCGGGCTGCGCTTCATCTCCTGGGAAGTCGCCCACCCCGAGTTCATGCAACTGGTCTACGACCGGCTGGTGGCCAACGGGGTCACCCGGTACGTCGTCCTGGACCCCATGCACGACATGGACGCCGTACGCGAGTCCGCGCGCATGATCCGAGCAGCTGGGGCCACCGAGATCGTCGGAGCACTGACCTTCACTGTCAGCGACGTCCACGACGACGCCCACTACGCCTCGCTCGCGGCGCAGATGGCCGCCTGCCCGGACATCGACCGGGTCTACATCAAGGATCCTGGCGGGCTGCTGACGTCGGAACGCGCCGCCACACTGATCCCGGCCGTCCTGGGCAAGCTCGTCGGCACACCGCTGGAGCTGCACTCCCACTGCACGATCGGTCTGCCGGGCCTGACCTACCTCAAGGCTGCCGACCTGGGCGTACAGGCCCTGCAGGTAGCCTGCGGGGCTCTTGCTGGCGGCACGTCCCTGCCCAACGCCCAGCAGGTCGTGGCCAATCTGCGCGAAATCGGCCACACCGTGGACGTCGACGACCGGCTGCTGGGCGTGGTCGCCGACTACTTCGACGGCATGGCGGCGGCCGAGGGGCTGCCCGTCGGCGGTCCCCGGGACTACGACGCCGCGTTCATGCGCCACCAGGTCGCAGGCGGGGTCATGACCACCCTGCACCGGCAGCTCGACGAACTCGGTTTCAGCGACCGCTTCGACGCGGTCATCGAGGAGGTGACCCGCGTCCGCGCCGAACTCGGCCACCCCATCATGGTCACCCCCTTCCCGCAGATGGTGTGCACCCAGGCCCTCTACAACGTGATCGGCACCGAACGCTACGAGAACGTCTCCGACCCGGTGATCCGGTACGTGCTGGGCAGCTTCGGCCGCCCCACCGCCCCCGTGGACCCGCAGGTCGCCGACCGCATCCTGGGACGGCCCCGGGCGAAGGAACTCGCCGCCGAACCGCCCCCGCCCACCGTCGCCGAACTGCGTCGGCGCCTCCCGCGCGGCATCAGCGACGAAGAACTGCTGCTGCGGGCCACCATGCCCGCCGAGCAGGTGGACGCCATGGTGGCCGCCGGTCCGGCCCGACGGCACTACAACCCCGACGTCAAACCGGTGCTCGACCTGCTCCAAGGCCTACGGACACGCCCGGCGACACCCGAACTGATCCTCGACCGGCCCGACTTCCGACTGGAGCTGCACCGTGACCGCCGACCCGTCTGA
- a CDS encoding TetR/AcrR family transcriptional regulator, translating into MARYTKDHKQATRQRIIDAAGRRFKKDGIDGSGISTLMSDAGLTNGAFYAHFASKEDLVANAVADQLGMQNASLETLAHGRAGLEQFVRAYLSPGHRDDPENGCPTAALLDEIGRCTDATKQAFTGGMLAVIDDIAARLAPDNPPSARAQALSVFAMMVGTLQLSRALADPKLADDVLDQGVHNALALLDASPVR; encoded by the coding sequence GTGGCGCGCTACACGAAAGATCACAAGCAGGCGACGCGGCAGCGGATCATCGACGCGGCCGGCCGCCGGTTCAAGAAGGACGGCATCGACGGTTCCGGGATCTCAACGCTGATGTCGGACGCGGGGCTGACCAACGGCGCCTTCTACGCCCACTTCGCCTCCAAGGAGGACCTCGTCGCGAACGCCGTCGCCGACCAGTTGGGCATGCAGAACGCCAGCCTTGAAACGCTGGCGCATGGCCGCGCCGGGCTCGAACAGTTCGTCCGCGCGTACCTGTCCCCCGGACACCGCGACGACCCCGAGAACGGCTGCCCCACCGCCGCCCTGCTCGACGAGATCGGACGCTGCACGGACGCGACCAAGCAGGCGTTCACCGGGGGCATGCTGGCCGTTATCGACGACATCGCAGCCCGGCTGGCACCCGACAACCCTCCCTCGGCACGCGCGCAGGCGCTCAGCGTCTTCGCCATGATGGTCGGGACGCTGCAACTCTCCCGCGCCCTGGCCGACCCCAAGCTCGCCGACGACGTCCTCGACCAGGGCGTCCACAACGCCCTCGCGCTGCTCGACGCCTCACCTGTGCGGTAG
- a CDS encoding biotin transporter BioY: MTTTTASLRPSAHPGVLADLVPGSALLRDALLVVGGAGLTGLCAQVSLHTPLSPVPFTLQTLAVLLVGTALGAVRGASAMLLYLAAGAAGVPWFANHTHGLGGPSFGYVVGFVLAAALVGELARRGIDRGVLGTAGLMTLGNAVIYLAGIVGLAMDLNLGAQQAIALGVTPFLITDALKTALAAGLLPLVWRGVASTAAPEE, encoded by the coding sequence ATGACCACCACGACCGCCTCCCTGCGACCGAGCGCCCATCCCGGAGTCCTTGCCGACCTAGTCCCCGGATCCGCCCTCCTGCGGGACGCTCTTCTCGTCGTCGGCGGCGCGGGCCTCACCGGCCTCTGCGCCCAGGTCTCCCTGCACACACCGCTCAGCCCCGTGCCCTTCACCCTCCAGACCCTCGCGGTCCTGCTGGTCGGCACCGCGCTCGGTGCCGTTCGCGGGGCGTCGGCCATGCTGCTCTATCTCGCCGCTGGCGCCGCCGGAGTGCCCTGGTTCGCCAACCACACCCATGGTCTGGGCGGCCCCAGCTTCGGCTATGTCGTCGGTTTCGTCCTCGCCGCCGCCCTCGTCGGCGAACTCGCCCGCCGCGGCATCGACCGCGGCGTCCTGGGAACCGCCGGGCTGATGACGTTGGGCAATGCAGTCATCTACCTGGCGGGAATCGTGGGGCTGGCCATGGACCTGAACCTCGGCGCCCAACAGGCCATCGCTTTGGGAGTCACCCCGTTCCTCATCACCGACGCGCTCAAGACCGCCCTGGCGGCAGGACTGCTGCCACTCGTCTGGCGAGGCGTGGCGTCGACAGCGGCCCCTGAAGAGTGA
- a CDS encoding acetyl-CoA carboxylase biotin carboxyl carrier protein, with translation MNLTGEDVQDILRIIDGMEVDRLHLRTGRFELSLCRGDDGAWTQSARTTAEPVLVDDRQVPAVQGVAAADRQTEPAREGLTGVRTPLPGAFYRAPKPGAAPFVEIGDEVTETTVVGIVETMKLMNSVYAEASGTVAEIVLGDGEFAEQGAVLMFIDPLATGVAP, from the coding sequence GTGAACCTGACCGGCGAGGACGTCCAGGACATCCTGCGGATCATCGACGGCATGGAGGTCGACCGCCTCCATCTGCGTACGGGTCGGTTCGAACTGTCGCTTTGCCGTGGCGACGACGGCGCGTGGACACAGTCCGCACGCACGACAGCCGAACCGGTGCTGGTCGATGACCGACAAGTACCCGCGGTCCAGGGCGTGGCAGCTGCGGACAGGCAGACTGAGCCCGCCCGCGAGGGCCTGACCGGGGTCCGTACACCTCTGCCCGGTGCTTTCTACCGGGCGCCGAAACCCGGCGCGGCACCCTTCGTCGAGATCGGGGACGAGGTCACCGAGACCACGGTCGTCGGGATCGTCGAGACGATGAAACTGATGAACTCCGTGTACGCGGAGGCCTCCGGCACAGTGGCCGAAATCGTCTTGGGGGACGGCGAGTTCGCCGAGCAGGGTGCCGTGCTCATGTTCATCGACCCACTGGCGACAGGGGTGGCGCCGTGA
- a CDS encoding ABC transporter permease, whose amino-acid sequence MLILIATLRGIDERLEDAAASMGAGRLTIARRITFPLAAPGMIAAAIFSFITSFDEFYISQFLSSVDTVTLPVRVYNSLTFEIDPSVTAVSALLTAFAILALGLVALVRWIGSGRQGSLLSVENTAGVANPGGETV is encoded by the coding sequence GTGCTGATCCTGATCGCGACCCTGCGCGGCATCGACGAACGCCTGGAGGACGCCGCGGCCAGCATGGGCGCGGGCCGGCTCACGATCGCCCGGCGCATCACCTTCCCCCTGGCCGCACCCGGCATGATCGCAGCGGCGATCTTCTCCTTCATCACCAGCTTCGACGAGTTCTACATCTCCCAGTTCCTCTCCTCCGTCGACACGGTCACCCTGCCGGTGCGGGTCTACAACTCCCTCACCTTCGAGATCGACCCCAGCGTCACCGCGGTCAGCGCGCTCCTCACCGCCTTCGCCATCCTCGCCCTCGGCCTGGTGGCCCTGGTCCGCTGGATCGGCTCCGGACGACAGGGCTCCCTGCTCTCGGTCGAGAACACGGCAGGGGTCGCCAACCCTGGAGGCGAGACGGTATGA